Proteins found in one Coffea eugenioides isolate CCC68of chromosome 5, Ceug_1.0, whole genome shotgun sequence genomic segment:
- the LOC113771194 gene encoding uncharacterized protein LOC113771194 codes for MSDMLWARYMISKYVTTTGHAAIASIKPSNSQTWRRMIGVRDFMVLHMQTLVRDGSLSFWFDNWLGTGPLAEGKQGTPSSSLVIKNLIAGAEWKLDRVDEALTEEDRRKILNFRIHHSTDWDQYVWTATPDGKFKIQMALERLRKSTNPLISRKLIWNRRIPLKLSIFMWCLLNHLLPFPDML; via the coding sequence ATGAGTGACATGCTTTGGGCTCGCTACATGATCTCCAAATATGTAACGACAACAGGGCATGCGGCCATAGCGTCAATAAAGCCCTCAAACTCGCAGACTTGGAGAAGAATGATAGGAGTGCGTGACTTCATGGTACTGCACATGCAAACGCTAGTTCGAGATGGCAGCTTATCCTTCTGGTTCGACAACTGGTTGGGGACGGGACCGCTAGCTGAAGGCAAACAAGGGACACCATCTTCGAGTTTGGTAATTAAAAACTTGATCGCAGGTGCAGAATGGAAGCTAGACCGAGTCGACGAAGCACTAACGGAAGAGGACAGAAGGAAGATCCTAAACTTTCGTATTCACCATTCAACAGACTGGGATCAGTATGTCTGGACAGCTACTCCAGATGGCAAATTTAAAATCCAAATGGCTTTGGAGAGGCTCCGCAAGTCGACTAATCCTTTAATCTCAAGGAAACTCATATGGAACCGGCGTATCCCCCTCAAACTCTCTATTTTCATGTGGTGCCTACTGAATCATTTGCTTCCTTTTCCCGACATGTTATAG